One segment of Toxotes jaculatrix isolate fToxJac2 chromosome 8, fToxJac2.pri, whole genome shotgun sequence DNA contains the following:
- the rbm12ba gene encoding RNA binding motif protein 12Ba — MTVILRLRGLDVKAGAEDIRVFFKRLHIPDGGVYIVGGSLREAFIAFTTERDAQLAMQYSGHLLKGSQVTLHISSMAELEHRLESLIKNKKKEKPSPTQLTVKRPQPCQDANLPFLNTSPHDQKPANLPPSATWPLDLNTANVPQSLSPNTVNLQTSVQSLDSNTAFLLGICTVLQGLQSSNQRESNETGPRVPKADSPGVVSNVAELTLNSRPGYVRLFGLPASTTKEDICHFFRGLAVQEAIVNVKLGLSHVCLVKFANMQDACDALRFNQQSLGPNCVEVRGASEKMWTSALQECENAFDDGESVRPHQNPLRETADHKQKSTLALQSKKRSDNQFTFKSPKKPRLDCDSTATLSPTMEHVVMVSNLSKNMTKTEIKELFGCPNIAQKNVLHLLDKEGQRTDTAFLIFNHTEDYHYAMNLTGCHVGSNAIKVSSITKETMRDLMAKTHPRGLKHCLTIDAKKKPNRKTKSDPFEKPEETPRVNPDSTAQTCLFLRNMPADVQKSQIKNLFSKYKLRKDNIILLHDGDGKGIGEAVVQFKSQKLAALAQRLHGQDFLGTQVLLTSINVKQMEEILARSV; from the coding sequence ATGACAGTAATCCTGCGATTGCGAGGCCTTGATGTGAAGGCAGGAGCAGAAGATATAAGGGTATTCTTTAAACGCCTTCACATACCAGATGGTGGAGTTTACATAGTGGGAGGAAGTCTCAGAGAGGCTTTTATTGCATTTACGACTGAAAGAGATGCCCAGCTTGCCATGCAGTACTCTGGACATTTACTCAAAGGGTCTCAGGTGACTCTACACATAAGCAGTATGGCAGAACTGGAGCACAGATTAGAGTCACTGATAAAGAataagaagaaggagaaacCTTCCCCCACACAGCTGACTGTCAAGAGACCTCAACCATGTCAAGATGCAAATCTGCCATTTTTGAATACATCGCCTCATGATCAGAAACCTGCAAATCTACCACCTTCTGCTACATGGCCACTTGATCTCAACACTGCAAATGTGCCACAGTCTCTGAGTCCCAATACTGTAAATCTACAAACTTCTGTGCAGTCACTTGATTCAAATACTGCCTTTCTACTTGGGATTTGTACTGTCCTTCAAGGACTCCAGTCATCAAATCAAAGAGAAAGCAACGAGACAGGGCCAAGAGTCCCCAAGGCTGACAGCCCAGGTGTTGTGTCTAATGTGGCAGAACTAACTCTGAACTCAAGGCCTGGCTACGTCAGGCTCTTTGGTCTGCCAGCCTCAACTACAAAAGAGGACATCTGCCATTTCTTCAGAGGGTTGGCAGTACAGGAAGCCATAGTGAATGTGAAGTTGGGACTTAGCCACGTCTGCCTTGTGAAGTTTGCAAACATGCAGGATGCATGTGATGCTCTTCGTTTCAATCAACAGTCACTGGGCCCCAACTGTGTGGAGGTACGTGGAGCTTCTGAGAAGATGTGGACCAGTGCGCTGCAAGAATGTGAAAATGCATTTGATGATGGAGAGAGTGTGAGACCCCACCAAAACCCTCTTAGGGAAACTGCAGACCACAAACAGAAATCCACTCTTGCACTGCAGAGTAAAAAGCGATCTGACAACCAGTTCACATTTAAATCACCAAAAAAGCCAAGATTAGACTGTGACTCAACAGCTACCTTATCACCAACTATGGAGCACGTGGTCATGGTCAGTAATCTGTCCAAAAATATGACGaagactgaaataaaagaaTTATTCGGATGTCCAAACATTGCACAGAAAAATGTACTCCATCTGCTTGACAAGGAAGGCCAGAGGACAGACAcagcttttcttatttttaaccACACTGAGGATTATCACTATGCTATGAATCTCACTGGTTGCCACGTGGGCTCTAATGCTATTAAGGTATCATCAATCACTAAGGAGACGATGAGGGACTTAATGGCCAAAACTCATCCAAGGGGTCTTAAGCATTGTCTGACGATTGATGCAAAGAAGAAACCAAATCGAAAGACGAAATCAGATCCATTTGAGAAACCAGAAGAAACACCAAGAGTGAACCCGGATTCAACTGCTCAAACGTGCCTGTTTCTTAGAAACATGCCTGCAGATGTGcagaaaagtcaaataaaaaaccTTTTCTCCAAATACAAACTGAGGAAGGATAATATTATTTTACTGCATGATGGTGATGGAAAGGGTATCGGTGAAGCTGTGGTTCAGTTCAAGTCCCAAAAGCTTGCAGCTCTGGCTCAGAGGCTCCACGGTCAGGACTTCCTGGGGACACAAGTGCTTCTTACCAGCATAAATGTCAAACAGATGGAGGAAATCTTGGCTAGAAGTGTTTGA
- the si:ch211-197h24.6 gene encoding uncharacterized protein si:ch211-197h24.6 isoform X2, which produces MPSLSKQLKGVTECVIGLQYVWEYRSPSKSVPPHYQCKLCAVYRMQHDMVAHVKGWKHSFRYLKKAHPDKVPFEEEEAIRDPVVRKNIKDIAAEVEKTEGRGQLKVILKEPYEVAAFKGLRSAAPKVMPPPPPGMGLKGPPFGPRFSDPRFPGEFPPHGGPFSDYPVEEYREPGFGGYSNRHDFPDSGMDLRPFPDGMGHRPPRSGDGFGPGGGRVGFGRSGLLNESTGRMYPDEYRGGQMGSSLMDRPMDKPLDRPGLVGAAPESSNPPNTLLSYLDTFRIENESDAQLVLKVTQKLTDVLMEYRLRSVSAGSNLSSLSMSSSSFSSTPSRLSNTSDRYLSSLSGPSRYSDVPPRFYK; this is translated from the exons ATGCCCTCTCTTAGCAAACAGTTGAAGGGAGTCACAGAGTGTGTCATTG GTCTTCAGTATGTGTGGGAGTACCGCAGCCCAAGTAAATCTGTCCCACCACACTACCAGTGCAAACTGTGCGCCGTGTACCGCATGCAGCATGATATGGTTGCTCATGTGAAAGGCTGGAAACACAGCTTTAGATACTTG AAAAAGGCCCACCCTGACAAGGTCCCCTTTGAGGAAGAAGAGGCCATCAGAGACCCTGTTGTAAGGAAGAACATTAAAGACATTGCAGCTGAGGTGGAGAAAACAGAAGGGAGGGGCCAACTCAAG GTGATCCTGAAGGAGCCCTATGAAGTAGCTGCTTTCAAAGGACTCC GCTCTGCTGCTCCCAAAGTTatgcctccacctcctccagggaTGGGACTTAAGGGACCACCCTTTG GTCCCAGGTTTTCTGACCCAAGGTTTCCAGGGGAGTTTCCTCCTCATGGCGGTCCTTTCTCTGACTACCCAGTGGAAGAGTATAGGGAGCCCGGTTTTGGAGGGTACTCGAACAGGCATGATTTTCCTGACTCTGGTATGGATCTGAGACCTTTCCCAGATGGTATGGGCCATCGCCCCCCTCGGAGTGGAGATGGTTTCGGCCCTGGTGGTGGAAGAGTTGGCTTTGGAAGGAGTGGACTGCTGAATGAGAGCACAGGCAGAATGTATCCTGACGAGTACAGAGGGGGCCAAATGGGGAGTAGCTTAATGGATAGGCCAATGGACAAGCCACTGGACAGACCAGGCTTGGTGGGAGCAGCTCCAGAAAGTAGCAACCCTCCTAATACACTGCTCAGTTACCTG GATACTTTCCGGATAGAGAATGAGAGTGATGCACAACTGGTGCTGAAGGTGACACAGAAACTAACAGATGTGCTGATGGAGTACAGACTGAGGAGTGTATCAGCG GGTTCTAATCTGAGCAGCTTGTCAATGAGCTCTTCAAGTTTCTCCTCTACACCTTCCAGATTATCAAATACTAGTGACCGATACTTAAGTAGTCTCTCAG GTCCATCGAGGTACTCTGATGTTCCACCCAGGTTCTACAAATGA
- the si:ch211-197h24.6 gene encoding uncharacterized protein si:ch211-197h24.6 isoform X1, giving the protein MEAQASVNQPPPKNGPQQTQRKNARKKQPQHSADIVFTKGTTIQTMPSLSKQLKGVTECVIGLQYVWEYRSPSKSVPPHYQCKLCAVYRMQHDMVAHVKGWKHSFRYLKKAHPDKVPFEEEEAIRDPVVRKNIKDIAAEVEKTEGRGQLKVILKEPYEVAAFKGLRSAAPKVMPPPPPGMGLKGPPFGPRFSDPRFPGEFPPHGGPFSDYPVEEYREPGFGGYSNRHDFPDSGMDLRPFPDGMGHRPPRSGDGFGPGGGRVGFGRSGLLNESTGRMYPDEYRGGQMGSSLMDRPMDKPLDRPGLVGAAPESSNPPNTLLSYLDTFRIENESDAQLVLKVTQKLTDVLMEYRLRSVSAGSNLSSLSMSSSSFSSTPSRLSNTSDRYLSSLSGPSRYSDVPPRFYK; this is encoded by the exons ATGGAGGCTCAAGCTTCGGTGAACCAGCCTCCGCCAAAAAATGGGCCGCAGCAGACTCAAAGGAAGAATGCCAGG AAAAAGCAGCCGCAGCATTCTGCTGACATAG TGTTCACAAAAGGGACAACTATCCAGACCATGCCCTCTCTTAGCAAACAGTTGAAGGGAGTCACAGAGTGTGTCATTG GTCTTCAGTATGTGTGGGAGTACCGCAGCCCAAGTAAATCTGTCCCACCACACTACCAGTGCAAACTGTGCGCCGTGTACCGCATGCAGCATGATATGGTTGCTCATGTGAAAGGCTGGAAACACAGCTTTAGATACTTG AAAAAGGCCCACCCTGACAAGGTCCCCTTTGAGGAAGAAGAGGCCATCAGAGACCCTGTTGTAAGGAAGAACATTAAAGACATTGCAGCTGAGGTGGAGAAAACAGAAGGGAGGGGCCAACTCAAG GTGATCCTGAAGGAGCCCTATGAAGTAGCTGCTTTCAAAGGACTCC GCTCTGCTGCTCCCAAAGTTatgcctccacctcctccagggaTGGGACTTAAGGGACCACCCTTTG GTCCCAGGTTTTCTGACCCAAGGTTTCCAGGGGAGTTTCCTCCTCATGGCGGTCCTTTCTCTGACTACCCAGTGGAAGAGTATAGGGAGCCCGGTTTTGGAGGGTACTCGAACAGGCATGATTTTCCTGACTCTGGTATGGATCTGAGACCTTTCCCAGATGGTATGGGCCATCGCCCCCCTCGGAGTGGAGATGGTTTCGGCCCTGGTGGTGGAAGAGTTGGCTTTGGAAGGAGTGGACTGCTGAATGAGAGCACAGGCAGAATGTATCCTGACGAGTACAGAGGGGGCCAAATGGGGAGTAGCTTAATGGATAGGCCAATGGACAAGCCACTGGACAGACCAGGCTTGGTGGGAGCAGCTCCAGAAAGTAGCAACCCTCCTAATACACTGCTCAGTTACCTG GATACTTTCCGGATAGAGAATGAGAGTGATGCACAACTGGTGCTGAAGGTGACACAGAAACTAACAGATGTGCTGATGGAGTACAGACTGAGGAGTGTATCAGCG GGTTCTAATCTGAGCAGCTTGTCAATGAGCTCTTCAAGTTTCTCCTCTACACCTTCCAGATTATCAAATACTAGTGACCGATACTTAAGTAGTCTCTCAG GTCCATCGAGGTACTCTGATGTTCCACCCAGGTTCTACAAATGA